GCACTTTGTGTTGTCTTCTTATTGTTTTGTTTTTTCTGACTTGATGTTTTATTTGTAGAAGCTTTTGATGCATTTCGTTTGTTTGAAGGTGTTGTTTTTTTAGTTTGTTTAGTTTGTTTGTCACTAGCAGTTGTATTGTTAGTTTTAGATTGCTGAGCTGGTTGCTTATCAACAGTTGAAGTAGTAGATATTTGATCATCAGCATTACGCGTGATAACCCCATTTTCAAATTTCGCATCTTTCTGTTTAACATTGTGCTTAATATCTGAGTCTGTAGACGGTTTAACTGCAGTATTAGCCTTTACATCTTTCTTTTTACTTACTAATTGTGGAATTTCTTTTAAATCATTTTTAGCAACTGGTTTCTCAGCAAATAAAGCTTCAGTTAATTGACTCTCTTTAGAACCTTGCGTTAATTTAGCTTGCTTTTTCTTTGCAGCATTAGCTAATCTTTCAGCTTGCGTTTCCACTTTACTTGCTTTGTTAGCTTCTTTCTTTGCTTCTTGAATTTCTTGCGCTTCTTGCGATGTGTCACTCAAATTATTGGCACTCGTTTCTTCTTTTATTGTTGCTTGTTGTGCTTTTATTGTTGACGCATTTGCTTCTTTTGTTTTTTCTTCTGTACTCGCTTTAGTTTGCTCTTGCGCTTCTTTCTTCGCTTCTTGAATTTCTTGCGCTTCTTGTGAAGTGTCACTCAAGTTATTTGCACTTGCTTCTTCTTTTATTGCTGCTTGTTGTGCTTTTATTGTTGACGTATTTGCTTCTTTTGTTTTTTCTTCTGTACTCGCTTTAGTTTGCTCTTGCGCTTCTTTCTTCGCTTCTTGAATTTCTTGCGCTTCTTGCGATGTGTCACTCAAATTATTGGCACTCGCTTCTTCTTTTATTGCTGCTTGTTGTGCTTTTAATGTTGCTTTTTCATCTTTAGATTTATTTAAAAAACCTTCAACTCGTTCTTTAGTATATTCGACAGTTTCTTCAAATTGTGCTTTTCTATCTTTAATCATTTCTGAAATTTCTTGTTCTTTAACTTTTAAATCGTCAGCTTTTTGATAAACTTTATTTTTAAAATACAAACCTAGAGCTGATCCTACAAGGGCACCTGTTATAAAACTAACAACAAAATCTTTACGATTAGGTAAGGCTTCATTTTGGTAAGTATGTTTATTTTTTAATGTTCTTTTATTATTTTGTTGTTGCGTCATATTTATATCCTCCTATAACAAATGCACTTAAATAAGTAACAACCTCATTTAAGTGCATTTGTTTAATTATTAATTATTTATCTACACGAGAAGTATAGCTGTGATTTGCATCATCTGCTACATTATTAGCTTTGTAATTTGCACTTCCACGACGGTAGTGTCTATTTTGCCATTTGTCAGCAATTTCCATTGCTACATTTGACCATTGAACAACTTGTGAGATTTTATCTTCATTTTGAGAAATATTTTGTGTAATTGAATTTGTTACACGATCCACAGAGCTGTTTAACGTTTGTACTGAGTCACCGATACCTTTAACAGCATCTACAACTGAGTTTAAACGATCTACTTTGCCTTGGATATCCTCAGTCAAACGGTTTACTTTATGAAGTAAATCAGTTGTTTCACGAGTAATACCTTGAACTTGACCTTCAACTCCGTCAAGTGTTTTAGCAACATAATCTAAGTTTTTCTTAACAGAATTTAACACAGCTACGATACCGATACATAAAATTAAGAATGCAATCGCAGCGATAATTCCAGCAATTGGTAAAATCCAATCCATTAAAAACGCCTCCTAATTAACATGTAATAATGTTATTAATAATAAATACCCATACTACTCTATTATAAACATATTAAAACGCATTTTTCATGCCTAATTTATCTAAATATGCATTTTGTAATTTTTGTATATCACCAGCACCCATAAATAAAATAACAGCATTTTCAAATTGCTCTAATACACTTATAGAATCTTCAGTAATTAACGATGCACCTTCAATTTTATCAATTAAATCTTGTATCGTTAATGCGCCAGTATTTTCTCTAATAGAACCAAAAATTTCACACAAGAATACGCGATCAGCTTTACTCAAACTTTCAGCAAATTCATTTAAAAATGCTTGAGTTCTTGAGAATGTATGTGGTTGAAACACTGCAACAACTTCTTTATGTGGATATTTTTTTCGAGCTGTCTCAATTGTAGCACTAATCTCTCTTGGATGGTGTGCATAATCATCAACAATAACTTGATTTGCAATTGGTGTTTCATTGAAACGACGTTTTACACCACCAAATGTTTCAAGTGCTTCTTTAATATTTTCAACATCTAATTTTTCTAAATAACTAATCGCAATGACAGCTAACGCATTTAAAACTGTATGATCTCCAAATTGTGGAGATAAGAAGTGATCATAAAATTCTCCATTTACATATACATCAAATGCAGTGCCTTTATCTGTAATTTGAATATTTTGAGCATAAATGTCATCTGTATCTTTAAAACCATAATAATAAATTGGAACATCTGCTTCAATCTTACGTAAATGCTCATCATCACCCCAAGCAATAATACCTTTTTTTACATTATGTGCCATTTCTTGGAATGCATCAAATACATCGTTGATATCTTTAAAATAATCAGGATGATCAAAATCAATATTTGTCATAATTGCGTAATCAGGTTTATAACTTAAAAAGTGTCGTCTATATTCACATGC
This is a stretch of genomic DNA from Staphylococcus roterodami. It encodes these proteins:
- a CDS encoding DUF948 domain-containing protein, producing the protein MDWILPIAGIIAAIAFLILCIGIVAVLNSVKKNLDYVAKTLDGVEGQVQGITRETTDLLHKVNRLTEDIQGKVDRLNSVVDAVKGIGDSVQTLNSSVDRVTNSITQNISQNEDKISQVVQWSNVAMEIADKWQNRHYRRGSANYKANNVADDANHSYTSRVDK
- the murC gene encoding UDP-N-acetylmuramate--L-alanine ligase → MTHYHFVGIKGSGMSSLAQIMHDLGHEVQGSDIENYVFTEVALKNKGIKILPFDANNIKEDMVVIQGNAFANNHEEIVRAHQLKLDVVSYNDFLGQIIDQYTSVAVTGAHGKTSTTGLLSHVMNGDKKTSFLIGDGTGMGLPESDYFAFEACEYRRHFLSYKPDYAIMTNIDFDHPDYFKDINDVFDAFQEMAHNVKKGIIAWGDDEHLRKIEADVPIYYYGFKDTDDIYAQNIQITDKGTAFDVYVNGEFYDHFLSPQFGDHTVLNALAVIAISYLEKLDVENIKEALETFGGVKRRFNETPIANQVIVDDYAHHPREISATIETARKKYPHKEVVAVFQPHTFSRTQAFLNEFAESLSKADRVFLCEIFGSIRENTGALTIQDLIDKIEGASLITEDSISVLEQFENAVILFMGAGDIQKLQNAYLDKLGMKNAF